The following is a genomic window from Micromonospora cathayae.
CTGTACCGGCTCAGCCCGGAGGCGGAACGGGACATCGCCCGCCGGCTGCCGCCCCGGCTGGCCGACGCGGCCGAGGCGGACCCGGTCCGGTACCTGCTCAGCGTGGAGATCTCCACCATCTACAAGCGGGACGACCGGACCCGCAAGGTGCACCACCTGATCTACCTGCCGGACCTGGACGCGGTACAGCGGTTCAACACCACGCTGGGACGGATCGGCAACATCGCCTCGGACGGTCGGCCGATCCTCGGGCTGGACTCCCGGGACCTGCTGGAGATCACCCTGGAGGCGAGCCCGGACGGGTACCTCGTCCCGGCGCACATCTGGACGCCGTGGTTCTCCGCGCTGGGTTCCAAGTCCGGATTCGACGCGATCGCCGACTGCTACGCCGACCTGGCCGACCACATCTTCGCCGTGGAGACCGGTCTCTCCTCCGACCCGGAGATGAACTGGCGGGTGGGCAGCCTCGACCGGTACCAACTGGTGTCCAACTCGGACGCCCACTCGCCGCCGGCGCTGGCCCGGGAGGCGACGGTCTTCGCCACCGGCCGGGACTACTTCGCCATCCGGGAGGCCCTGCGCACCGGGGACGGCCTGGCCGGCACGATCGAGTTCTTCCCGGAGGAGGGGAAGTACCACGCGGACGGGCACCGGCTCTGCGGGGTGAACTGGTCGCCCGAGCGGACCCGGGCGGCCGGCGGTCGTTGCCCGGAGTGCGGCAAACCGCTCACCGTCGGGGTACTCAGCCGGGTCGAGGAGCTGGCCGACCGCCCGGAGGGGTACCGGCCGTCGCGGGCCCGGGACGTCACCCATCTGGTACCGCTCGCCGAGATCCTCGGTGAGATCAACAAGGTCGGCCCGAAGTCGAAGAAGGTGGCGGGGAAGCTCAACGAGCTGGTCGCCGCGCTCGGCCCGGAGCTGGAGATCCTCACCAGCACCCCGCTGGACGAGGTGCGGAAGGCCGGCGGGGAACTGCTCGCCGAGGGCCTCGGCCGGCTGCGGCGGGGTGACGTCCGCCGGGTGCCCGGCTTCGACGGCGAGTACGGCGTGATCACCCTCTTCGACCCGGCCGAGCTGGGCGGTGGCGGCGACCCGGCGGCGCAGGAGACGCTGTTCGACGTACCGGTGCCGCAGCAGCGGGCGACGAAGAAGGAGCCGGCGGCGAAACCGAAGACCCCGACGGCGGCCGAACCGAAGCGACGGCCGGCGCGCGAGACGCCGCCGCCCGCCCCGCCGATCGCGCCCGTGCCCTCCCCGCACGAGCCGTTCGAGCCGATGCTCGCCGGCATGGAGGAGGTCGGCACCGGCCTGCTGGACCGGCTGGACGCGATGCAGCGGGTGGCCGCGTCCGCGCCGGGCGGCCCGCTGCTGATCGTGGCCGGGCCGGGCACCGGCAAGACCCGGACGTTGACCCACCGGATCGCCTACCTCTGCGCCGAGCTGAACGTCTTCCCGGAGACCTGCCTGGCGATCACCTTCACCCGGCGGGCCGCCGAGGAGCTGCGGCACCGCCTCGACGGGCTGCTCGGGCCGGTCGCCGAGGACGTCACCGTCGGCACGTTCCACTCGCTCGGGCTGACCATCCTGCGGGAGAACGCCGGGGCGGCGGGCCTGCCGGCGGACTTCCGGATCGCCGACGACACCGACCGGAGCGCGGCCCGCGCCGAGGCCGGCGACGACCAGACCCGGTACGTCGCCCTGCTGCGCAAGCAGCAGCTGGTGGACCTGGACGAGCTGCTCACCCTGCCGGTGGAGCTGCTGCGCGGCGACCGGAAGCTGGTCGAACGGTACCGGGAACGCTGGCGGTGGATCTTCGTCGACGAGTACCAGGACGTCGACGCGGTCCAGTACGAGCTGCTGCGGCTGCTCAGCCCGGCGGACGGCAACCTCTGCGCGATCGGTGACCCGGACCAGGCGATCTACTCGTTCCGGGGCGCGGACGTCGGCTACTTCCTGCGTTTCTCCGAGGACTTCACCGACGCCCGACTGGTCCGGCTGAACCGCAACTACCGGTCGTCCGCGCCGATCCTGGCCGCCGCGGTGCAGGCCATCGCGCCCTCGTCGCTGGTCCGGGGCCGCCGGCTGGACCCGGCCCGGCTCGACCCGGAGGCCCCGCTGGTCGGCCGGTACCCGGCGGTCTCCGTCGCCGACGAGGCTGACTTCGTGGTACGCACCGTCGACGAGCTGGTCGGCGGGCTGTCGCACCGGTCGTTGGACTCCGGCCGGATCGACGGGCGCAGCACCGCGCTCTCCTTCTCCGACATCGCGGTGCTGTACCGCACCGACGCCCAGGCCGCCCCGATCCTGGACGCGCTGGCCCGGGCGAACGTGCCGGTGCAGAAGCGCTCGCACGACCGGCTGCGGGACCGGCCGGGTGTGGCGGCCATCGCCCGGGAGCTGCGGCACGCCGACGGGCTCAGCGGCGGCCTGCCGGCCCGGGTACGCCTGGTCGGGCAGCTGCTCGCCGAGCGGTACGCCGCGCCCACCCTGGACGCCGCCGGTTCGGTACGCCCCGAGGACGTGCGGGCGGCGGTCGACCTGCTCACCCCGTTGGCCCGGCGCTGCGGCGACGACCTGCCGGCGTTCCTGTCCCAGCTCGCCACCGGGGCGGAGGTGGACGCGCTCGACCCGCGTGCCGAGGCGGTCACCCTGCTCACCCTGCACGCCGCCAAGGGGCTGGAGTTCCCGGTGGTCTTCCTGGTCGGCTGCGAGGACGGGCTGCTGCCGCTGCGCTGGCCCGGTTCGACGCCCAGTGACGACGACATCGCCGAGGAGCGGCGGCTGTTCTTCGTCGGGCTGACCCGCGCCCAGGACCGGCTGTACGTCAGTCACGCCGCCCGGCGTACCCGGCACGGCACGGAACGCGACGTCCGGCCCACCCCGTTCCTCGACGTGATCGACCCCGGCCTGTTCGAACGGCTCGGCGGTCAGGAGCCGCCCCGCCCGAGGAACCGGCAACTGCGACTGATGTGAGGCCCCGGCCCGCGCCGACGGGGTGCCGCCTCGTCCTGACACCCGCTGCGGACCGCCGACCTGCTCACGGTTGGTGAGCTGATCGGTCGTTCACGCTACGGTGACCACGGCGTCGGCGTCCGCCTTGGTGGCCGGCCTCTCACCACTCGTGCGCAGGAGGCGAGCATGGCGAACTACGGACCACCGGGTGCGAACCGTCCGGAGCCGTGGCCCGCACGACGGCCGGAGGAGGAGACGTACGGGCAGCCGGACGCCCCGCGCGGCCGGGACCGCTGGGACGAGCCGACCGGCGACTTCTCCGCCACGGGTCCGGGTCAACCGGTGCCACCGGGTCCCTGGCCGCAGTCGGAGCCGTGGTCACAGTCGGCACCGTCGTCGCAGTCGGAGCCGTGGTCGCAGCAGGTGCCGTCGTCGCAGCAGGTGCGGTCGTCGCAGTCGGAGCCGTGGTCGCAGTCGGAGCCGTGGTCGCCACCGGAGCGCCAGCCGGAGTCGTGGCCGCCGCCCGGGCACCAGCCCGAGTGGCCCCGGCACCAGCAGCCCACGTACCGGCAGGACGGCCCGTACCGGCCGGACGAGGCTCACCAGCCGGACGACCCGTACCGGTCGGGCGGGACCTACCGGCCGGACGAGGCGTACCGGCGGGACGGGCGGCTGCCCTCCGGCGGTCACGGCGGATACCCGGAGGGCTTGCCGGCGTACCTGAGCAGTGGCCGGCAGGAGGCCGACCCGCCACCGCCGACCGGGCGGCGGCGCGGCCGGGGCCGGATGGTGGCGGTGCTCGGGGTGCTGGCCGTGCTGGTGCTCGGTGGTGGTGCGGCCCTGTTCTACCTGGCCGGTTCGGACGGGACGGAACCGGTCGACGCCCTACCGTCGGTGACGGCGGCACCGAGCGACACGCCTCCCGCGCAGCCCGACGTGCCGGCGGGCGTCTCACCGAGCGCCCTCGCGCCCGAGTCGTCGGCCGACCCCCGGTTCGCGAAGGTGGGGCAGTGCGTCCGCAACGACGCGCCGGCCGGTGCCCGGCCCAAGCTGCTGATCACCGGGTGCGCGCCGAAGACGTACGAGGTGCTGCGGCGGTTCGACGGGGCCACCAGCGGCGAGAAGGACGCCGAGGCGAAGTGCGCCCGGGTCGAGGAGTACACCGACTGGTACTTCTACAACAGCGAACTGGACACCCTCGACTTCGTCCTCTGTCTGAAGCTGCGTTGACCGTGCCGCCCGGTCCCGGTCGTCCCGGGTCCCCGTACGGGTTCCCGCCGCCACCGGGACGAGCCGGCGGGCGCCGGAAGGTCACGTCGATCGTCACCCTGGTGGTGGTCCTGCTCTTCTGTCCGTGCCTCGGGCTGGCCGGCTGGGCGCTGCTCTGGGCCACCGACCGGGCGGACGACCTCGGCCCGGTACCGGTCACCCCGGCCGGGCCGCCGTCCGCCTCGCCCACTCCCGCGCCCCGGCTCACCATGGACGACTTCGCGGTGGGCGACTGCGTGGTGAACGACGGCACGGGCCAGGAGCCGGACCTGCGTACCGTGCCCTGTGGCCCGGACACGCAGCAGATCGTGCTGCGCATCCCGGGGGTCGCCGACGGGGCTCTCTGCGGGACCAGGGCACCCCGGGCCACCGCGACCTACGTCAACGACGCCCCGGTGGACGTCTTCGACTTCGTACTGTGTCTCCGGCGGTACTCCCGCTGACGGGTCCGACCGGCTGGCCGACGGGGTCGCTCGCCCGCTAGGCCGGTCTAGGGCGGTCTGCGATGGACGCTAGACAGCGCTAGATTTCCCTCGACGAGACACGCCGATCGCCTCCTCTATCCACCTCTAGCTGGGACGCTAGACGGCCCGATACGGTGCGAGACGTGGATCCGGTCCGCAACCCGTACGCCCCGGGAGCGGGGCAACGTCCCCCCGAACTCGCCGGGCGGGGGCGGGAGCTCGACGTGTTCGACGTCGTACTGGAACGGATCGCCCGGGGACGCCCGGAACGCAGCCTGATGCTCACCGGGTTGCGTGGCGTCGGCAAGACCGTACTGCTCAACACGCTGCGGTCCCAGGCCATCGGCCGGCTCTGGGGCACCGGCAAGATCGAGGCCCGGCCGGACCAGTCGTTGCGGCGTCCGGTGGCGGCGGCCCTGCACATGGCGGTCCGTGAGCTGGCTCCCCGGCACCGGGCCCCGGACCGGATCGACGCGTTCCTCGGGGTCCTCCGGGCGTTCGCCCAGCGTGGTGCGCCCGCCGCCACCGGCCGCCGGGGTGCCGCCGCCCCCCGCCTGCGGGACCGCTGGCAGCCGGGCATCGACGTGCCGGCGAGCAGCGGCCGGGCCGACTCCGGTGACATCGAGATCGACCTGGTGGAACTCCTCACCGACGCGGCGAACGTGGCCGCCGACGTGGGCACCGGCGTCGCGGTCTTCATCGACGAGATGCAGGATCTCGGGCCGGAGGACGTCTCCGCGCTCTGTGCCGCCTGCCACGAGCTGTCCCAGTCGGGGGCACCGCTGATCGTGGTGGGCGCCGGGCTGCCGCACCTGCCGGCGGTGCTCAGCGCGGCCAAGTCGTACTCCGAGCGCCTCTACCGCTACCAGCGCATCGACCGGTTGGACCGGATCGCCGCCGACCAGGCGCTCTGCGCGCCGGCCGCGCGGGAGGGCGTCGAGTACGAGCCGAAGGCGCTCGACCTGCTGTACGAGTCGTCCGGTGGCTATCCGTACTTCGTCCAGGCGTACGGGAAGGCCACCTGGGACCATGCGCCCCGCTCGCCGATCACCGCCGCCGACGTACGGGTGGCCGCCCCGGAGGCCGAGGCCGAACTGGCGGTCGGCTTCTTCGGTTCGCGGTTCGAGCGGGCCACCCCGGCCGAGCGGGAGTACATGCGGGCGATGGCGACGCTGTCCCGGGTGGACGGCGACCCCGGCGAGGCCCGCGACGACATGGACGCGGCGGTGCCGACCGCCGAGATCGCCCGGTCCCTGGACCGCAAGCCGGCCAGCCTCTCGCCGGCCAGGGACGCACTGATCAAGAAGGGGCTGATCTACTCGGGCGAGCGCGGCACGGTCGCCTTCACCGTCCCCCACTTCGGCCGGTACCTGCGTACCCAGCCGGGCTGAGCGGCCGGGACGGCAGCAAGCCCGGACCCGGGCGGCCGGTGAGCCCTCCGGAGCCCGCCGGTCAGACCTGGGGCCCGCCGGCCGGCCCCTGGGCCTGAGCTGGTCAGACCCGGGCCTGAGGGCTGGTCAGACCCGGGACCACGGGGGTGGGAAGACCACCTCGCCCCGGGGCACCGGGGCCTCGCCGCTGACCGAGGGCGGCAGTACCAGTGCCTGCCACGGCTCGCCCAGCCCGGACCAGGGACTGGTCAGCCCGAGCCGGTCCGCCGGCCCGAAGCCGAAGCGGCGGTAGTAGGCGGGGTCGCCGAGCACCACGACCAGCTGTTCTCCCAGCTCCGTCGCTGCTTCCAGCGCGGCCTGGACGACCGAGGCACCCAGCCCGATCCGCTGCCGGTTCGGTGCCACCGCCACCGGCCCGAGCGCCAGCGCCGGAAACTGGCCCGGGTTCACCCGGACCCGGCTGAGCAGGGCGTAGCCGGCGATCTCGCCACCGTATTCGGCGACCATGGACAGCTCGGGGATCCAGGCGTCGCTGCGACGCAACTCGTCGACCAGCCCCACCTCGGGCGGGACCGGCAGGTCAGGGCGGGCGAAGGCCCCGGCGAGCACCCGGCGGATCGGTTCGGCGTCGGCGGGTCCCTCGGGGCGCAGCCGCAGCGTGGTCACCCCGGGGACGTTACCCGTCGGGCCGGGTCCATCCGGGACCGGCCAGCGGATCGGCGTGGCGGGGCGGTCGGCTCCGCCGTGCGGCCATGGTGGGC
Proteins encoded in this region:
- a CDS encoding UvrD-helicase domain-containing protein encodes the protein MPPFSAVPPSGGPSPFVADLHIHSKYSRACSRDLTLPNLGWWARRKGIGVLGTGDFTHPAWYDHLRETLHPAEPGLYRLSPEAERDIARRLPPRLADAAEADPVRYLLSVEISTIYKRDDRTRKVHHLIYLPDLDAVQRFNTTLGRIGNIASDGRPILGLDSRDLLEITLEASPDGYLVPAHIWTPWFSALGSKSGFDAIADCYADLADHIFAVETGLSSDPEMNWRVGSLDRYQLVSNSDAHSPPALAREATVFATGRDYFAIREALRTGDGLAGTIEFFPEEGKYHADGHRLCGVNWSPERTRAAGGRCPECGKPLTVGVLSRVEELADRPEGYRPSRARDVTHLVPLAEILGEINKVGPKSKKVAGKLNELVAALGPELEILTSTPLDEVRKAGGELLAEGLGRLRRGDVRRVPGFDGEYGVITLFDPAELGGGGDPAAQETLFDVPVPQQRATKKEPAAKPKTPTAAEPKRRPARETPPPAPPIAPVPSPHEPFEPMLAGMEEVGTGLLDRLDAMQRVAASAPGGPLLIVAGPGTGKTRTLTHRIAYLCAELNVFPETCLAITFTRRAAEELRHRLDGLLGPVAEDVTVGTFHSLGLTILRENAGAAGLPADFRIADDTDRSAARAEAGDDQTRYVALLRKQQLVDLDELLTLPVELLRGDRKLVERYRERWRWIFVDEYQDVDAVQYELLRLLSPADGNLCAIGDPDQAIYSFRGADVGYFLRFSEDFTDARLVRLNRNYRSSAPILAAAVQAIAPSSLVRGRRLDPARLDPEAPLVGRYPAVSVADEADFVVRTVDELVGGLSHRSLDSGRIDGRSTALSFSDIAVLYRTDAQAAPILDALARANVPVQKRSHDRLRDRPGVAAIARELRHADGLSGGLPARVRLVGQLLAERYAAPTLDAAGSVRPEDVRAAVDLLTPLARRCGDDLPAFLSQLATGAEVDALDPRAEAVTLLTLHAAKGLEFPVVFLVGCEDGLLPLRWPGSTPSDDDIAEERRLFFVGLTRAQDRLYVSHAARRTRHGTERDVRPTPFLDVIDPGLFERLGGQEPPRPRNRQLRLM
- a CDS encoding LppU/SCO3897 family protein, which translates into the protein MPAYLSSGRQEADPPPPTGRRRGRGRMVAVLGVLAVLVLGGGAALFYLAGSDGTEPVDALPSVTAAPSDTPPAQPDVPAGVSPSALAPESSADPRFAKVGQCVRNDAPAGARPKLLITGCAPKTYEVLRRFDGATSGEKDAEAKCARVEEYTDWYFYNSELDTLDFVLCLKLR
- a CDS encoding LppU/SCO3897 family protein → MVVLLFCPCLGLAGWALLWATDRADDLGPVPVTPAGPPSASPTPAPRLTMDDFAVGDCVVNDGTGQEPDLRTVPCGPDTQQIVLRIPGVADGALCGTRAPRATATYVNDAPVDVFDFVLCLRRYSR
- a CDS encoding ATP-binding protein; its protein translation is MDPVRNPYAPGAGQRPPELAGRGRELDVFDVVLERIARGRPERSLMLTGLRGVGKTVLLNTLRSQAIGRLWGTGKIEARPDQSLRRPVAAALHMAVRELAPRHRAPDRIDAFLGVLRAFAQRGAPAATGRRGAAAPRLRDRWQPGIDVPASSGRADSGDIEIDLVELLTDAANVAADVGTGVAVFIDEMQDLGPEDVSALCAACHELSQSGAPLIVVGAGLPHLPAVLSAAKSYSERLYRYQRIDRLDRIAADQALCAPAAREGVEYEPKALDLLYESSGGYPYFVQAYGKATWDHAPRSPITAADVRVAAPEAEAELAVGFFGSRFERATPAEREYMRAMATLSRVDGDPGEARDDMDAAVPTAEIARSLDRKPASLSPARDALIKKGLIYSGERGTVAFTVPHFGRYLRTQPG
- a CDS encoding GNAT family N-acetyltransferase translates to MTTLRLRPEGPADAEPIRRVLAGAFARPDLPVPPEVGLVDELRRSDAWIPELSMVAEYGGEIAGYALLSRVRVNPGQFPALALGPVAVAPNRQRIGLGASVVQAALEAATELGEQLVVVLGDPAYYRRFGFGPADRLGLTSPWSGLGEPWQALVLPPSVSGEAPVPRGEVVFPPPWSRV